A genomic region of Fusarium oxysporum Fo47 chromosome VI, complete sequence contains the following coding sequences:
- a CDS encoding fungal hydrophobin-domain-containing protein, translating into MKSKSIMAASTVMELALAQASADPLCSTIINLQPIEYQFQQPVLIDSYFPANTDIVLDDGHVVHVTNAPTSLSTVLTDVSTSSTTLTSSASNGNGNPPDGGYLTFTVPANPDDIGNHPVTKTYPPTEPGQPGIVVIQVPTSPPGADGIPTSSVPYVTVTTTGDFPSLTGPVTTTVTPGEPGATGSVIIEVPNTKITSPSASYVTVTTPGSVAPTDAPRTSTIPPSNPTDPGTVIVVVPSSQASSVSSIPFVTVTTTGSTLNPTDDPITSTISPSGSTGSGTVIVEVPPSSSPSGSGASSSPVSVVTRTVTGDDGNGEPSTTTITPTASSGPGTVIVEVPPPTNSPSATSPGSSRPGGPGSSGTGSSASQGPSDSAALSSSTGDAGPSSSVPESSSPSRATTDDAASSTSASAPASSSAASSITQSETPSSAGAETSTPATSPASSSAPSTSDADTSSPVNPTTSSPVSSAATSAPGSSTESAPSSSTSAAAANFDPCPDSLYGNPQCCSVDVLGVADVECDSPTESPTDADNFQAICAASGQRARCCVLPV; encoded by the exons ATGAAGTCCAAGAGTATCATGGCCGCTTCAACAGTGATGGAGCTTGCTCTTGCCCAAGCTTctgctgatcctctttgctctaccatcatcaatcttcAGCCTATTGAATATCAATTCCAGCAGCCTGTTCTCATCGACTCCTACTTCCCTGCCAACACTGACATTGTCCTCGATGATGGCCACGTTGTACATGTCACCAATGCTCCAACCTCTTTGAGCACTGTTCTGACGGATGTCTCGACAAGCTCGACTACACTGACCAG TAGTGCTTCCAACGGCAACGGCAATCCGCCAGACGGAGGCTATCTCACCTTCACCGTTCCTGCGAACCCTGATGATATTGGCAATCATCCTGTCACCAAGACATATCCCCCAACTGAGCCCGGCCAGCCGGGCATTGTGGTCATTCAGGTTCCAACATCTCCTCCTGGAGCTGATGGCATCCCTACCTCTTCTGTCCCATACGTGACGGTCACTACCACTGGAGACTTCCCTTCTCTTACCGGCCCTGTCACGACTACTGTCACTCCTGGTGAGCCAGGAGCAACCGGTAGTGTCATTATTGAGGTCCCCAACACCAAGATTACTTCTCCCTCAGCATCTTATGTTACCGTCACTACTCCAGGAAGCGTTGCCCCAACTGACGCCCCTCGCACAAGCACTATTCCTCCCAGTAACCCTACGGATCCTGGCACGGTTATTGTTGTGGTTCCAAGCTCCCAGGCTTCATCTGTTTCCTCGATCCCATTTGTTACTGTTACCACCACTGGTAGTACCCTCAACCCAACGGATGATCCCATCACGTCGACTATTTCCCCATCTGGGTCAACAGGTTCCGGCACTGTCATAGTGGAGGTTCCGCCTTCCAGTTCCCCTAGCGGCTCTGGCGCATCCTCCTCCCCTGTCTCTGTCGTTACCCGCACTGTCACTGGAGACGATGGTAATGGTGAGCCCTCTACGACTACTATCACCCCCACCGCAAGCTCTGGTCCCGGGACCGTTATTGTTGAAGTCCCGCCCCCCACCAACAGCCCCTCGGCTACATCACCTGGAAGCAGCAGGCCTGGAGGTCCTGGTTCCTCTGGAACTGGCAGCTCTGCTAGTCAGGGGCCTAGCGATAGCGCCGCTCTATCTAGTAGCACTGGCGATGCTGGACCATCCTCATCTGTGCCGGAGTCTTCTAGTCCCAGTCGGGCGACTACAGATGATGCTGCTTCGAGCACTTCCGCCAGCGCACCTGCAAGTAGTTCAGCTGCATCATCAATCACGCAGTCTGAGACACCATCCAGTGCTGGCGCAGAGACGAGCACCCCTGCCacttctcctgcttcttcttctgccccTTCAACGAGCGATGCAGATACCAGCTCTCCTGTCAACCCCACCACCTCCAGCCCTGTTTCGTCAGCAGCTACCTCTGCCCCTGGTTCTTCTACAGAGTCCGCTCCTAGCTCATCCACCAGTGCAGCGGCCGCGAACTTTGATCCTTGCCCCGACAGTCTCTATGGAAACCCTCAGTGCTGTTCCGTCGACGTTCTTGGGGTTGCAGACGTTGAATGCGATTCAC CCACCGAGTCTCCTACCGATGCCGATAACTTCCAAGCCATCTGCGCAGCTAGTGGTCAGCGAGCTCGATGCTGTGTCCTCCCTGTG TAA